A stretch of the Glutamicibacter sp. JL.03c genome encodes the following:
- a CDS encoding peptide MFS transporter, producing the protein MSTATSSTSSTGRTFFGHPGALASLFSVEMWERFSFYGMQGLLAYYMYYSATEGGLGMDQGLALSLVGAYGGAVYLSTILGAWLSDRLFGSERVLFFSAIAIMLGHIGLALLPGYIGLIIGLILVAVGSGGLKANAVALVGSLYSKDDPRIDAGFSLFYMGVNIGGLIGPLLTGWLQVAYGFHIGFGAAAIGMAIGLGIYTAGRKKLPAGGNIPNNPLPANERKRYVVIFAAVLVIIIAAFATKIVTPENLASTLAYVVIAASAIYFALILRSNKVNATERKQVWAFIPFYIGSAAFWALFQQQFTFIAAYSDQRLDRHLGSWEMPPSWVTSINPVFIIIFAGVFAAMWTKLGKRQPHTAVKFGLSLVIVGAAFLCFIPLESFTMTPLLALVGILLLCTFAELLLSPVGQAIATKLAPAAFGTQMIALFFLSVSLGTTLSGVLAGYYTPGNEIPYFIAMGGTAVVLGVAMMAATPGLKKLMGSIQ; encoded by the coding sequence ATGTCTACTGCAACATCGAGCACTTCTAGCACCGGAAGGACCTTCTTTGGTCACCCCGGTGCGCTCGCAAGCCTCTTCAGCGTAGAAATGTGGGAGCGATTCTCCTTCTACGGCATGCAGGGCTTGCTGGCCTACTACATGTACTACTCGGCCACCGAAGGCGGCCTGGGAATGGACCAGGGCCTGGCTCTGTCCTTGGTCGGCGCCTACGGTGGCGCCGTCTACCTCTCCACCATTCTGGGCGCGTGGCTCTCGGACCGCCTCTTCGGTTCCGAACGCGTGCTGTTCTTCTCGGCTATCGCCATCATGCTCGGCCACATCGGCCTGGCACTGCTGCCTGGCTACATCGGCCTGATCATCGGCCTGATCCTGGTCGCTGTCGGCTCAGGCGGCCTGAAGGCCAACGCCGTGGCACTGGTCGGTTCGCTCTACTCCAAGGATGATCCCCGCATTGATGCGGGCTTCTCCCTCTTCTACATGGGCGTGAACATCGGCGGCCTGATTGGCCCGCTGCTCACCGGTTGGCTGCAGGTTGCCTACGGGTTCCACATCGGTTTCGGCGCTGCCGCCATCGGCATGGCCATCGGCCTGGGCATCTACACTGCCGGTCGCAAGAAGCTGCCTGCTGGCGGCAACATCCCCAACAACCCCTTGCCTGCCAATGAGCGCAAGCGCTACGTGGTGATCTTCGCGGCTGTCCTGGTGATCATCATCGCCGCCTTTGCAACCAAGATCGTCACCCCGGAAAACCTCGCAAGCACCCTTGCCTACGTCGTGATCGCTGCTTCGGCCATCTACTTCGCGCTGATTCTGCGCAGCAACAAGGTCAATGCGACGGAGCGCAAGCAGGTGTGGGCATTCATTCCGTTCTACATCGGCTCGGCTGCCTTCTGGGCGCTGTTCCAGCAGCAGTTCACGTTCATCGCCGCATACTCGGATCAGCGCCTGGACCGCCACCTGGGCAGCTGGGAGATGCCGCCGAGCTGGGTCACCTCCATCAACCCGGTCTTCATCATCATCTTCGCCGGAGTCTTCGCTGCCATGTGGACCAAGCTGGGCAAGCGCCAGCCACATACTGCCGTCAAGTTCGGACTCTCACTGGTGATCGTAGGAGCGGCCTTCCTGTGCTTCATTCCGCTGGAATCCTTCACCATGACTCCGCTGCTGGCGCTGGTGGGCATCTTGCTGCTGTGCACCTTCGCAGAGCTGCTGCTCTCGCCGGTGGGCCAGGCCATCGCCACCAAGCTGGCCCCGGCGGCTTTCGGCACGCAGATGATCGCACTGTTCTTCTTGTCGGTATCCCTGGGCACCACCCTCTCGGGCGTGCTGGCCGGTTACTACACGCCAGGCAATGAGATCCCCTACTTCATCGCCATGGGCGGCACCGCAGTGGTGCTGGGTGTAGCCATGATGGCTGCAACCCCGGGGCTGAAGAAGCTGATGGGCTCGATTCAGTAG
- the pheA gene encoding prephenate dehydratase produces MKYAYLGPAGTFTESALLQVPGAPDAQRIPAANVNVALAMVRDGSVDAAMVPIENSVEGGVSATLDAIAQGQSLQIVAEILVPITFVLAARPGIDSLDQIKLISTHGHAWAQCRLWAEANIPGAVFTPASSTAAAAVALIEDDPQHDAAICNPLVAEERGLNVLVRGVEDNIGAVTRFILVTRPGKIPAPSGVDKSTLILPLPEDRPGALMELLEQFTARGVNLSRIESRPTGQGLGQYFFSVDFEGHVADERVAAALSGLHRLSPELRFLGSYPAAQGVEPFVDTHNSDAAFSDARTWVQSLRDRF; encoded by the coding sequence ATGAAATATGCCTATCTGGGACCTGCCGGCACCTTCACCGAGTCGGCGCTGTTGCAGGTTCCCGGGGCACCCGACGCTCAGCGCATCCCTGCAGCGAACGTGAACGTGGCCCTTGCCATGGTGCGTGATGGAAGCGTTGACGCCGCCATGGTGCCCATTGAGAATTCGGTGGAGGGCGGCGTCTCGGCCACCCTGGATGCCATTGCCCAGGGCCAGTCCTTGCAGATTGTCGCAGAGATCCTCGTACCCATCACCTTCGTGCTGGCGGCACGCCCGGGCATCGATTCGCTGGACCAGATCAAGCTCATCTCCACCCACGGGCACGCGTGGGCGCAATGCCGGTTGTGGGCAGAAGCGAATATCCCCGGTGCGGTCTTCACCCCGGCCTCGTCCACCGCGGCCGCCGCGGTGGCTCTCATCGAGGACGACCCGCAGCATGACGCGGCGATCTGCAACCCGTTGGTGGCTGAAGAACGCGGACTGAATGTCTTGGTGCGCGGGGTGGAAGACAATATCGGGGCGGTCACCCGCTTCATCCTGGTTACACGTCCGGGAAAGATCCCGGCACCCAGCGGCGTGGACAAGTCCACGCTGATCCTGCCTCTGCCCGAAGACCGTCCCGGTGCCCTGATGGAACTCCTTGAGCAATTCACTGCGCGCGGCGTGAACCTTTCGCGTATTGAATCGCGTCCCACCGGTCAGGGCCTGGGCCAGTACTTCTTCTCTGTTGACTTCGAGGGCCACGTCGCCGACGAACGTGTCGCCGCGGCACTCTCGGGTTTGCACCGTTTGTCCCCGGAGCTGCGTTTCCTCGGTTCCTACCCGGCGGCCCAGGGCGTAGAACCCTTCGTGGACACGCATAATTCAGATGCCGCGTTCAGCGACGCCCGCACCTGGGTGCAGTCGCTGCGCGATCGGTTCTAG
- a CDS encoding rhodanese-like domain-containing protein — MSDFETVSVNDVPKDAFILDVREDFEWEAGHATGATHIVLGTLPERVGELDPDVDTYVICRTGGRSAQAASWLTGMGYTAFNIAGGSDSWIEAGLPMESENGQEPTVR, encoded by the coding sequence GTGAGCGATTTTGAGACTGTCTCGGTCAACGATGTCCCAAAGGATGCCTTCATCCTTGACGTGCGCGAAGACTTCGAATGGGAAGCTGGCCACGCAACCGGTGCCACCCACATCGTGCTCGGCACCCTGCCAGAGCGTGTTGGCGAACTGGATCCGGATGTCGATACCTACGTGATCTGCCGTACCGGCGGACGTTCCGCACAGGCCGCATCGTGGCTGACGGGCATGGGCTACACCGCATTCAACATTGCCGGTGGATCCGACTCGTGGATTGAAGCCGGATTGCCGATGGAATCGGAGAATGGCCAGGAGCCAACCGTCCGATGA
- a CDS encoding DUF4190 domain-containing protein, translated as MSYYQYPPNPYPLPRESTGLSVASLVLGILSMLGFAAIILVPLAGVITGHLAWRREPQSRSLAIAGLITSWIGLLLATIIYALAIWMIWWAGSEYGDYSYYENMTYS; from the coding sequence ATGAGCTACTACCAGTATCCGCCAAACCCCTACCCGCTGCCGAGAGAGTCCACCGGGCTGTCTGTGGCTTCCCTCGTGCTGGGCATCTTGTCGATGTTGGGCTTTGCTGCAATTATCCTCGTTCCACTGGCCGGAGTCATCACGGGGCACCTTGCGTGGCGTCGCGAACCGCAATCCAGGAGCCTGGCTATTGCCGGTCTGATCACCTCGTGGATCGGATTGCTCCTAGCCACAATCATCTACGCACTGGCCATCTGGATGATCTGGTGGGCCGGTTCCGAGTATGGCGACTATTCCTATTACGAGAATATGACCTACTCATAA
- the pgm gene encoding phosphoglucomutase (alpha-D-glucose-1,6-bisphosphate-dependent) produces the protein MAHLRTGQPANESDLIDLQEVLDAYSSIFPSSDNPDQAVIFGTSGHRGTSLNGTFNEAHIAAITQAVVDYRVAAGITGPMYVGKDSHALSGPAYQTALEVLAGNNIEVLAEDGLTPTPAVSHAILVHNAKGGDQADGLIITPSHNPPTDGGIKYNPPHGGPAESEITGPIAARANELLASGEIKRGEAAAKPFDFRELYITDLAEVIDFKVIAESSISIGADPLGGASVHYWGEIGRRYGLNLEVVNESVDPRFGFMTLDKDGKIRMDCSSAHAMASLVANREKYDIATGNDADADRHGIVTPDAGLMNPNHFLAVAIDYLLTHRGNWPANAEIGKTLVSSVLIDKVVASHNRTLREVPVGFKYFVEPLASGKVAFCGEESAGASFLDFSGKAFSTDKDGLMLALLASEMRAVTGKSPSQLHAELVERHGSSFYDRFDAPANREQKAVLSQLDPSMVSATELAGDAITAKVTEAAGFAIGGLKVSSERAWFAARPSGTEDIYKIYAESTKSPEHLQQVLAEARVIVDAALAG, from the coding sequence GTGGCACACCTTCGAACTGGCCAACCAGCAAACGAATCCGACCTGATTGATCTTCAGGAGGTGCTCGATGCCTACAGCAGCATCTTTCCTTCCAGCGACAATCCAGACCAGGCAGTCATCTTCGGCACCTCGGGGCACCGCGGCACTTCGCTGAACGGCACCTTCAACGAGGCGCATATCGCAGCCATCACCCAAGCCGTAGTGGACTACCGCGTCGCAGCCGGGATCACCGGCCCGATGTACGTCGGCAAGGACAGCCACGCGCTCTCGGGCCCTGCCTACCAGACCGCACTTGAGGTGCTTGCAGGAAACAACATCGAGGTCCTCGCCGAAGACGGACTGACTCCTACCCCCGCGGTCAGCCACGCCATCCTCGTGCACAACGCCAAGGGCGGCGATCAGGCAGACGGCCTGATCATCACCCCGTCGCACAATCCGCCAACCGACGGTGGCATCAAGTACAACCCGCCTCACGGCGGCCCAGCAGAATCCGAAATTACTGGACCCATCGCTGCCCGCGCCAACGAGCTGCTGGCCAGCGGAGAAATCAAGCGCGGCGAAGCCGCCGCCAAGCCTTTCGATTTCCGCGAGTTGTACATCACCGACCTGGCAGAAGTCATCGACTTCAAGGTCATCGCTGAATCCAGCATTTCCATCGGGGCCGACCCGCTAGGCGGCGCTTCGGTGCACTACTGGGGCGAAATCGGCCGCCGCTACGGCCTGAACCTGGAGGTAGTCAACGAATCCGTTGACCCGCGCTTCGGCTTCATGACCCTGGATAAAGACGGCAAGATCCGCATGGACTGCTCCTCCGCCCACGCCATGGCATCCTTGGTCGCCAACCGCGAAAAGTATGACATCGCCACCGGCAATGACGCTGATGCGGACCGCCACGGCATCGTCACCCCCGACGCCGGCTTGATGAACCCTAACCACTTCCTGGCAGTGGCCATCGACTACCTTCTGACCCATCGTGGGAATTGGCCGGCAAATGCCGAGATCGGCAAGACCCTGGTCTCCTCGGTACTCATCGACAAGGTCGTCGCCTCGCACAACCGAACCCTGCGCGAAGTTCCAGTGGGCTTCAAGTACTTCGTAGAACCGCTGGCCTCCGGCAAGGTGGCCTTCTGTGGCGAGGAGTCCGCCGGCGCAAGCTTCCTGGACTTCTCCGGCAAGGCATTCAGCACCGACAAGGACGGGCTGATGCTCGCCTTGCTGGCTAGCGAGATGCGCGCGGTCACCGGAAAGAGCCCGAGCCAGTTGCACGCAGAACTGGTGGAGCGCCACGGTTCCAGCTTCTACGACCGCTTTGATGCCCCGGCGAACCGCGAGCAGAAGGCCGTGCTGTCTCAGCTGGATCCATCGATGGTCTCCGCCACCGAATTGGCGGGCGATGCGATCACCGCGAAGGTGACCGAAGCGGCCGGATTCGCCATTGGCGGCCTGAAGGTTTCCAGCGAGCGTGCCTGGTTCGCGGCCCGTCCTTCGGGCACCGAAGACATCTACAAGATCTATGCGGAATCAACAAAATCACCCGAGCATCTGCAGCAAGTGCTCGCTGAAGCTCGGGTGATTGTCGACGCTGCCTTGGCTGGCTAG
- a CDS encoding aldehyde dehydrogenase family protein: protein MGLFTSTPLPEPVGDSAPPVDEHPSRIATVLNHLRRSADARITHPRRFRIQQLRALEKMLEEHLDDFLQALNDDLGKSPTEAKFAEVDVVRAEIEYALRHLAEWMDSTGVKVPLALQPAMAKIEPRPLGVVLIIGAWNYPLQLVLAPLVAAIAAGNAAVIKPSELAPATSGALAKFLPLYLDERVFAVIEGGVDTSTELLAARWDHIFYTGGERVAKIVAMAAAKHLTPTTLELGGKSPAVVDNHSPATAKRLAYAKFMNAGQTCVAPDYILCIGDATPLINRLGQAITSFYGKEPITHPDFGRIASSQHFERLLAMLEQGEVVFGGEYDEETLRIAPTVMRDVELDGTLMTEEIFGPILPVIEVKSFEEALEFIARRPSPLAAYLMSESPRLQSIFSDRVRAGAIVHNAPLAQMVIPTLPFGGVGASGMGSYHGKHGFDRLSQMRSELNKTTVVDTLSAIYPPYSWAKRKIIDRLL, encoded by the coding sequence ATGGGTCTGTTTACCTCTACTCCATTGCCCGAGCCGGTCGGCGATTCCGCCCCTCCGGTGGACGAGCATCCGTCTCGCATCGCCACGGTGCTGAACCATCTGCGTCGTTCGGCCGATGCACGAATTACCCATCCGCGCCGCTTTAGGATCCAGCAGCTGCGTGCCTTGGAGAAGATGCTCGAGGAACATCTTGATGACTTCCTCCAGGCATTGAACGATGACCTGGGAAAAAGCCCCACCGAAGCCAAATTCGCCGAGGTCGACGTGGTGCGCGCCGAAATCGAATATGCACTGAGGCACCTGGCCGAATGGATGGACAGCACCGGGGTGAAGGTGCCCCTGGCACTGCAGCCAGCCATGGCCAAGATCGAGCCGCGCCCTCTGGGAGTGGTCCTGATCATCGGCGCGTGGAACTACCCGCTGCAGCTCGTGCTGGCGCCATTGGTCGCCGCCATCGCCGCCGGCAACGCCGCGGTCATCAAACCCTCCGAACTAGCTCCTGCCACCTCCGGCGCTTTGGCGAAATTCCTCCCGCTCTATCTTGATGAGCGAGTCTTCGCGGTCATTGAAGGAGGAGTGGATACTTCAACCGAGTTGTTGGCCGCTCGTTGGGACCATATCTTCTATACCGGCGGGGAGCGGGTTGCCAAGATTGTCGCCATGGCGGCCGCAAAGCACCTGACCCCGACTACGCTGGAACTCGGCGGAAAGTCGCCGGCGGTCGTGGACAACCATTCGCCAGCCACCGCCAAGCGCCTGGCCTATGCGAAGTTCATGAACGCGGGCCAGACCTGCGTCGCACCGGATTACATCCTATGCATCGGAGATGCCACGCCGCTGATCAACCGCCTGGGGCAGGCAATCACCAGCTTCTACGGCAAGGAACCCATTACCCACCCGGACTTCGGGCGCATTGCCAGCAGCCAGCACTTTGAACGATTGCTCGCAATGCTGGAACAGGGCGAGGTGGTGTTCGGCGGCGAGTACGACGAAGAGACCCTGCGTATTGCACCGACCGTCATGCGCGACGTCGAGCTGGACGGCACCCTGATGACCGAGGAAATCTTCGGCCCGATTCTTCCGGTCATCGAGGTCAAGAGCTTCGAGGAAGCCCTGGAATTCATTGCCCGGCGCCCCTCGCCGCTAGCTGCCTACTTGATGAGCGAGAGTCCTCGTTTGCAGTCGATTTTCTCGGACCGGGTGCGCGCTGGCGCAATTGTGCACAACGCACCCTTGGCCCAGATGGTCATTCCCACCCTGCCTTTTGGCGGCGTGGGCGCCAGCGGCATGGGCTCATATCACGGCAAGCATGGCTTTGACCGGCTTTCGCAAATGCGTTCGGAACTCAACAAAACCACGGTGGTTGATACCTTGAGCGCAATTTATCCTCCTTATTCATGGGCTAAGCGAAAGATTATTGATCGCTTACTGTAG
- a CDS encoding amidase — MFPSSALKLRDELARGEISSRELTEHYLNRIEQQQDLGAFVHVAEDAMSAAQAADKAQVRGELGRLHGLPTAFKDLNDVAGMPTTYGSAAVDHPVATRDHSLVQRLRDEGVVILGKTQVPEFGLSSHSENLVAPPSRNPFDPQRSSGGSSGGQAAAVAAGMIAVGPGSDGGGSVRIPAAACGLIGLKPSLGRVPSDVQDGYVDPLGAPKLTVSGPLAHDALDAAMLLDAMRGKDHYLPLLQGSYPDRLNGLNIGFSAHSPFESVYDISLSPEAQAAFKQGLGLLGERHRVQPADLDYATDYPETFATVWTNGLKDVPINDESLLGELARDYRRRAAGRSLEQNLQAGSRLKQIAADFVRQWSAFDVIATPAMASIPPLIGHYTQSTADRDYMLQCQYTPYTSMVNVASVAAITIPVTTTSDGLPMSIQLISPRSDEGLLLALAAQMQV; from the coding sequence ATGTTTCCCTCCAGTGCCTTGAAATTGCGAGACGAGCTGGCTCGTGGCGAGATTTCCAGCCGCGAGCTCACCGAGCACTACCTGAACCGCATTGAACAGCAGCAAGATCTGGGCGCCTTTGTGCATGTAGCCGAGGACGCCATGTCCGCAGCCCAGGCGGCCGATAAGGCGCAGGTGCGGGGCGAGCTCGGGCGGCTGCATGGGTTGCCGACCGCGTTCAAGGATCTTAATGACGTTGCAGGGATGCCGACCACTTATGGTTCGGCCGCCGTGGATCATCCGGTCGCCACCCGTGACCACTCGCTGGTCCAGCGTTTGCGCGATGAGGGTGTGGTCATTCTCGGCAAGACGCAGGTGCCCGAATTCGGGCTGAGCAGCCATTCGGAAAATCTGGTGGCCCCGCCCTCGCGCAACCCTTTTGATCCGCAGCGCTCTTCCGGAGGTTCTTCGGGCGGCCAGGCCGCCGCGGTAGCTGCCGGAATGATTGCGGTGGGCCCTGGGTCCGATGGCGGCGGATCGGTGCGCATTCCGGCTGCGGCCTGCGGGCTGATCGGGCTCAAGCCATCCCTGGGCCGGGTGCCCTCGGATGTGCAGGACGGCTATGTCGACCCGTTGGGTGCGCCAAAGCTCACGGTCTCAGGCCCGCTGGCCCATGATGCCCTGGACGCGGCAATGCTGCTGGATGCGATGCGCGGCAAGGACCACTATCTGCCGCTGCTGCAGGGAAGCTACCCGGACCGCCTGAACGGATTGAACATCGGATTCAGCGCCCATTCGCCCTTTGAATCTGTGTACGACATCTCCCTCTCCCCCGAAGCCCAGGCGGCTTTTAAGCAGGGCCTAGGGCTTCTGGGCGAACGCCACCGGGTGCAGCCGGCGGATCTGGACTATGCCACGGACTATCCGGAAACCTTTGCCACGGTGTGGACCAACGGGCTGAAGGACGTACCGATCAATGACGAGTCGCTACTGGGCGAGTTGGCGCGGGACTACCGTCGCCGGGCCGCCGGACGATCGCTGGAGCAGAACCTGCAGGCGGGGTCGAGGCTGAAGCAGATCGCCGCCGATTTTGTGCGCCAGTGGTCGGCCTTCGACGTGATTGCGACCCCCGCCATGGCGAGCATTCCACCGCTGATCGGGCACTATACACAATCCACGGCCGATCGCGATTATATGTTGCAATGCCAGTACACCCCGTACACCTCAATGGTGAACGTCGCCTCAGTCGCTGCCATCACCATTCCGGTCACGACAACCAGCGATGGGTTACCGATGAGTATTCAGCTGATTTCCCCGCGTTCTGACGAAGGACTCCTGCTGGCGCTGGCGGCCCAGATGCAGGTGTGA
- a CDS encoding diacylglycerol/lipid kinase family protein: MQKNRVIVFSAVAAAAAAAATSWYSVRKLSHYRKPSVQEPVAAEHATANKVALVINPSKSGAEEAQRAVERVCAEAGIEAPLVLHTTKDNAGQAAAREALDAQCDTIIAAGGDGTIRAVAEVLEGTDASLGVLPLGTGNLLARNVDIPIDDLHTAALVAVRGMVRRIDVGHMKLKLLDGAEADHAFLVIAGVGTDADLFDDTNEELKSKVGWLAYSEAGLRQLPGKRKKVNFKLEGDENWQTRKVRSVLFANCGKLQGLDFVPDAKIDDGVLDAVILSPRSAAGWMWILLKTAFRAKNKIPVMSFYQTPGVALRCTEPMNTQIDGDPTGQVNELEVSISPSALRLRTP; encoded by the coding sequence ATGCAGAAAAATCGTGTGATCGTTTTCTCTGCCGTGGCCGCCGCAGCTGCCGCCGCGGCAACCAGTTGGTACTCGGTGCGCAAGCTGTCGCACTACCGAAAGCCTTCGGTGCAAGAGCCTGTTGCCGCAGAACATGCCACCGCGAACAAGGTGGCACTGGTCATCAATCCCTCCAAGTCAGGTGCTGAAGAGGCGCAGAGAGCCGTGGAGCGTGTTTGCGCCGAAGCGGGCATCGAAGCGCCGCTGGTGCTGCACACCACCAAGGATAATGCCGGCCAGGCTGCGGCCCGCGAAGCCTTGGATGCGCAATGCGACACAATTATTGCCGCCGGTGGCGATGGAACGATTCGCGCCGTCGCAGAAGTACTTGAAGGCACCGATGCGTCGCTGGGAGTCCTCCCGCTGGGCACCGGCAACCTGCTGGCCCGCAACGTCGATATCCCCATCGATGACCTGCACACCGCGGCGCTCGTGGCAGTGCGCGGCATGGTGCGGCGCATCGACGTGGGGCATATGAAGCTGAAGCTGCTCGATGGCGCAGAGGCGGACCACGCATTCCTGGTCATTGCCGGCGTTGGCACCGATGCCGATCTCTTCGACGACACCAATGAGGAGCTGAAGTCCAAGGTGGGCTGGCTCGCCTACTCGGAGGCTGGCCTGCGCCAGCTGCCCGGGAAGCGCAAGAAGGTCAACTTCAAGCTGGAAGGGGACGAGAACTGGCAGACCCGCAAGGTCCGCTCGGTGCTTTTCGCCAACTGCGGCAAGCTGCAGGGCTTGGACTTCGTCCCGGACGCCAAGATCGACGACGGCGTACTTGACGCGGTGATCCTGTCGCCGCGCTCCGCCGCTGGCTGGATGTGGATCCTGCTCAAGACCGCGTTCCGGGCCAAGAACAAGATTCCGGTGATGAGCTTCTACCAGACTCCAGGGGTTGCCCTGCGTTGCACCGAGCCGATGAATACCCAGATTGACGGGGATCCCACGGGGCAGGTCAACGAGCTGGAAGTCAGCATTTCACCAAGCGCGCTGCGCCTGCGCACCCCTTAG
- a CDS encoding amino acid permease — protein MTEPAPSQDGLKRGLKARHMQMIAIGGSIGTGLFVASGGTISEAGPGGALVAYALIGIMVLLLMQSLGEMSARLPVAGSFQTYATVFVNRHFGFAIGWNYWFNWAITVAAELVAAGIVMSYWFPDVPGWIWAAIFLVLLTGLNALSSKAFGEGEYWLAAIKVITVIVFLICGFAMIFGIIGGSSPGFSNWTEGDAPFVGGWLSIVSVFMIAGFSFQGTELVGVAAGEAENPQRDVPKAIKTIFWRIMLFYIGAIFVIGMLIPYLDPSLLSSEASDIATSPFTLVFERAGIAFAAALMNAVILSAILSAGNSGLYASARMLYSMAKDGKAPRIFARLNKRGVPVPAMLLTASVGLFGFLTAIIGQGEAYTWLLNVSGLSGFIAWVGIAVSHYQFRKAYVASGQNLADLPYKAPLFPLGPILAFVILLVVIAGQNYQAVLDGNLLQMASSYVGLPIFLLLWLGHWLATRKQPAEVIDPWTAKLN, from the coding sequence ATGACTGAGCCCGCACCGTCGCAGGACGGCCTGAAGCGTGGCCTCAAAGCTCGCCATATGCAGATGATTGCCATTGGCGGCTCAATTGGTACCGGACTATTCGTCGCGTCCGGCGGCACGATCTCTGAAGCTGGCCCCGGTGGCGCGCTCGTCGCTTATGCCCTGATTGGCATTATGGTGCTGCTGCTGATGCAGTCACTGGGTGAGATGAGTGCACGCCTCCCGGTGGCAGGCTCATTCCAGACCTATGCCACCGTTTTCGTCAACCGCCACTTCGGCTTCGCGATCGGGTGGAACTACTGGTTCAACTGGGCCATTACCGTCGCCGCCGAGCTGGTTGCCGCGGGTATCGTGATGTCTTACTGGTTCCCGGACGTTCCCGGATGGATCTGGGCCGCCATCTTCCTGGTGCTGCTCACCGGGCTCAACGCCCTGTCATCCAAGGCCTTTGGCGAAGGTGAATACTGGCTGGCCGCTATCAAGGTCATCACAGTCATCGTATTCCTGATCTGCGGCTTCGCGATGATCTTCGGCATCATCGGCGGATCCTCGCCAGGATTCAGCAACTGGACCGAGGGCGACGCGCCATTTGTGGGCGGCTGGCTGTCCATCGTTTCGGTGTTCATGATTGCCGGCTTCTCATTCCAGGGAACCGAGCTTGTCGGTGTCGCCGCTGGTGAAGCAGAAAACCCGCAGCGCGACGTGCCGAAGGCCATTAAGACCATCTTCTGGCGCATCATGCTCTTCTACATCGGCGCCATCTTTGTCATCGGCATGTTGATCCCATACCTGGACCCCTCACTGCTCTCGTCCGAGGCATCTGACATCGCCACCTCGCCATTCACCTTGGTCTTCGAGCGGGCCGGCATCGCCTTCGCCGCCGCGTTGATGAACGCCGTGATCCTCTCGGCCATCCTGTCGGCAGGCAACTCCGGCTTATATGCCTCTGCGCGCATGCTTTATTCCATGGCCAAGGACGGCAAGGCGCCGAGGATCTTCGCACGCTTGAACAAGCGTGGCGTTCCGGTCCCAGCCATGCTGTTGACCGCCTCGGTGGGGCTCTTCGGGTTCCTGACCGCGATCATCGGACAGGGCGAGGCCTACACCTGGTTGCTGAACGTCTCGGGGCTGTCCGGCTTTATCGCGTGGGTTGGCATTGCGGTAAGCCACTATCAATTCCGCAAGGCGTATGTGGCCAGCGGCCAGAATCTGGCCGACCTGCCGTACAAGGCTCCGCTGTTCCCGCTGGGCCCGATCCTTGCCTTTGTCATCCTGCTGGTGGTCATCGCCGGCCAGAACTACCAGGCAGTCTTGGACGGCAATCTGCTGCAGATGGCCTCAAGCTATGTCGGCCTGCCGATCTTCCTCTTGCTGTGGCTGGGCCACTGGCTGGCTACTCGCAAGCAGCCAGCCGAGGTCATCGACCCATGGACCGCGAAGTTGAACTAG